A segment of the Desulfurobacterium indicum genome:
ATGTACGGAATTATCGTGTAAATCGGAAGAGGATTTACAGACTAATGAAAGAGGAAGACCTACTCTAGAAGAAGAAATTGACTCTCAAAGCCAAGAGAACTCCCAAGAAAAAGCCGAAGGCTACAAAGCCGAGGGAAATACTTGGGATAGATGGCACAAAGTTCTGGATAGAGAGACTTGGGTGGGCAAACCTGATAATAGTGATTGACTGGTACACGAAAGAGATACTTGGATATGAGATTTCCCTAAGAAACAAGAGTAGTCAATGGATAACTGCTCTGCAAGAAGCACTTTTCAACGGTTATCCTGAAGGAGCCAGGGGTAAAGGGATAAAACTTGTCAGCGATCATGGGAGTCAACCTACGAGTAAAAGCTTTATGAAATTCTGTTCAGAACTTGGGATAAAGCAGATATTTGCAAGCTATAACAATCCGAAGGGAAATGCTGAGACTGAAAGGATGATAAGGACTATTAAGGAAGAAGTTATCTGGGTTCATGAGTTTGAGAGTTTGGATGAAGCAAAGGAAAAGATAAAGGGATTCATAGAGTTTTACAACAGGGAGTACCCTCATTCAGCTATTGGCTATAAATCTCCTTCTCTCTGTTTCAGGGAATGGATAGAAAGAGAAGGAGGAAAAAAAGTTGCATAGGGAACTCAACAAATTTTCTGAAATTTTTGTCTTGATTTTTGGGGAGCAGTACAACATCCACACCAACATCACCTGTCTCCGGATCCGGTAGATCAACAGTTACCGTCTTTGCAACTGTCACACCAGGAGAAAGAGAAACCGTTACTGTTGCATTTGAACCCTCAGGAATACTTACACTTTCCCCGCCTCCACCACAACTTCCAAAAATAAAAGCTGCAGATGCAGCTACGGCTAAAAGTTTATAACGCATAGCTCCTCCCCAAGATAGTATTTTAAACGATACAGATTTTATTTATATCGCTATTTTTTAATATATACTCTAAAGTAAAAAAAGAAAACCCGATAAATTACCCTCCAAAAGATTTTAAACATAGATTATTATTTCAACACAAAAGATTAAGGAGGCTCTACAATGATTATCGTTGCTCTTGACTTTCCCGATACAGGAATTGCGCTTGAAACAGTTGATAAACTTAAAGGAAAAATCAGAACATTCAAAGTTGGACTTGAACTATTTTTAAGAGGTGGATTCAACATTGTAAGGGAAATTCATAACAGAGGATGCGGTGTTTTTCTCGATTTAAAGTTTCACGACATTCCTAACACCGTATGTGGAGCAGCAAAAGTAGCAATAGAGAATGAGGTTTTCATGTACAACGTTCACACCCTTGGCGGATTTGAGTTTCTAAAAAAGATAGCAGATTTTAACAGGGAATACGCCGAAAAGATGGGGGTAAGAAGGCCTCTACTGATTGGTGTTACTATTTTAACCAGCATGGACAAAAACGATTTAAGAACAATAGGAATAGAAAAGGACATTGAAAGTGAAGTATTAACACTTGCCGAAATAGCTAAAAAAGCGGGGCTTGATGGCGTTGTATGTTCACCGAAAGAAATAAAACTCATAAAAGAGAACTTTGGAGAAGGTTTTATAACCGTAACACCCGGTATCAGACCGGAATGGGCGGCAAAAAATGACCAGAAAAGAGTTATGACTCCTTCTCAGGCAAAACGTGCCGGAACAGACTTTATTGTCGTGGGAAGACCGATAACGGCGGCGGAAAACATGGAAGAAGCAGCAGAAAGGATACTTAAAGAACTTGAAACGGTATAATTAAAAAAAATTAGTTTTAGAGGAAAGGGATGAAAACATTTAAACATCACATGCCAACAAAAGTAATATTTGGAAGAAAAACATTTCTAAAGCTGA
Coding sequences within it:
- the pyrF gene encoding orotidine-5'-phosphate decarboxylase, encoding MIIVALDFPDTGIALETVDKLKGKIRTFKVGLELFLRGGFNIVREIHNRGCGVFLDLKFHDIPNTVCGAAKVAIENEVFMYNVHTLGGFEFLKKIADFNREYAEKMGVRRPLLIGVTILTSMDKNDLRTIGIEKDIESEVLTLAEIAKKAGLDGVVCSPKEIKLIKENFGEGFITVTPGIRPEWAAKNDQKRVMTPSQAKRAGTDFIVVGRPITAAENMEEAAERILKELETV